From a region of the Candidatus Azobacteroides pseudotrichonymphae genomovar. CFP2 genome:
- the pyrE gene encoding orotate phosphoribosyltransferase, which translates to MKILKQQLARKLLDIKAIKLQSTNPFTWASGWKSPIYCDNRKTLSHPPIRNFIKLELIRTIFENYESIDSIAGIATGAIAQGAMIAEELNLPFTYIRSVPKDHGLENLIEGDLKPNAKVVIIEDLVSTGESSLRAVKAIRDAGCQVIGMVAIFTYGFLIAEEKFKAAKVKLIALCNYDTVLEEALETNYINSSEIKILQEWKKNPSQWGNQLK; encoded by the coding sequence ATGAAAATATTAAAACAACAATTAGCAAGAAAATTACTTGATATCAAAGCAATAAAGCTTCAATCCACTAATCCTTTTACATGGGCATCGGGCTGGAAATCCCCCATTTACTGCGATAATAGAAAAACTCTCTCTCATCCACCTATCCGCAATTTTATCAAATTAGAGCTGATACGAACTATTTTTGAAAATTATGAAAGTATAGATTCCATTGCTGGAATAGCCACAGGAGCAATTGCTCAAGGAGCAATGATAGCAGAAGAATTAAATCTGCCTTTCACATATATTCGTTCGGTCCCCAAAGATCATGGATTAGAAAATCTCATTGAAGGTGATTTGAAACCAAATGCTAAAGTGGTAATAATTGAAGACTTAGTTTCTACAGGAGAAAGTAGTTTGAGAGCCGTTAAAGCTATACGTGATGCAGGATGTCAAGTAATAGGAATGGTAGCCATTTTTACTTATGGATTTCTCATCGCTGAAGAAAAATTCAAAGCAGCTAAAGTTAAATTGATTGCACTCTGTAACTATGATACTGTTTTAGAAGAAGCTCTAGAGACAAATTATATCAATTCATCTGAAATTAAAATTCTTCAAGAATGGAAAAAAAACCCATCTCAATGGGGGAATCAACTAAAATAA
- the miaB gene encoding tRNA (N6-isopentenyl adenosine(37)-C2)-methylthiotransferase MiaB has protein sequence MFEEKLSTDNNIRRIFIETYGCQMNIADSEIVIAIVQMDGFEYTENILEADVVLINTCSVRENAEKKIFSRLQYFQSLKKKRNQLIIGVLGCMAKRIRETLIQQYHVDLVVGPDSYMDLPHLIGTVEKGAKAININLSSTEVYKGIVPLKLSRIKISGFISIIRGCNNFCSYCIVPYTRGRERSRDPKSILNELHILKEQGYKEVILLGQNVNSYFYKNENITDFPHLLELVALNAPEMRIRFTTSHPKDMGDETLRVIAKYNNICKHIHLPIQSGSSKILRAMNRKYTREWYLQRVTSIRKIVPEVSISTDLFCGFPSETEEDHKKTLSLMKEVGFDSAFMFKYSERPETYASRYLPDNVPEEVKIRRLNEIITLQLKISLMKNKENIGKTMEILIEGFSKRSREQLFGRTLQNKIVLFPRKNYHIGEKVLVEIKKASAATLFGDPKL, from the coding sequence ATGTTCGAAGAAAAATTGTCAACTGACAATAATATTCGAAGGATATTCATCGAAACTTATGGATGTCAAATGAACATTGCTGATAGCGAAATCGTAATCGCTATTGTGCAAATGGATGGTTTTGAATATACTGAAAATATATTGGAGGCTGATGTCGTTTTGATAAATACTTGTTCCGTTAGAGAAAATGCAGAAAAAAAAATATTTTCTCGACTACAATATTTTCAATCCTTAAAAAAAAAAAGGAATCAGCTTATCATTGGTGTATTAGGTTGTATGGCAAAAAGAATAAGGGAAACATTGATACAACAATATCATGTTGATCTTGTAGTTGGACCAGATTCTTATATGGATTTACCTCACTTAATAGGAACGGTTGAAAAAGGAGCAAAAGCTATCAACATAAACTTATCATCTACTGAAGTTTACAAAGGTATTGTCCCCTTAAAATTATCAAGAATTAAAATTTCTGGTTTTATTTCCATCATAAGAGGTTGTAATAATTTTTGTTCCTATTGCATTGTCCCTTATACTCGTGGTAGAGAAAGGAGTCGTGATCCAAAGAGTATTTTGAATGAATTACACATTTTAAAAGAACAAGGATATAAAGAAGTAATACTCTTAGGACAAAATGTAAATTCCTATTTTTATAAAAATGAGAACATTACAGATTTTCCACATTTACTGGAATTAGTAGCTTTGAATGCACCTGAAATGCGTATTCGTTTTACCACTTCTCATCCTAAGGATATGGGAGACGAAACTTTAAGAGTGATTGCCAAATACAATAATATTTGCAAACACATTCATTTACCAATCCAATCGGGAAGTTCTAAAATCCTAAGAGCTATGAATCGAAAATATACACGAGAATGGTATTTGCAACGAGTAACATCTATTCGAAAAATTGTCCCCGAAGTAAGTATTTCAACAGATTTATTTTGTGGCTTTCCATCCGAAACAGAGGAAGATCATAAAAAAACGCTTTCTCTCATGAAAGAAGTTGGTTTTGATTCGGCATTTATGTTCAAATATTCAGAACGTCCGGAAACTTATGCCTCTCGTTATCTTCCCGATAATGTTCCAGAAGAAGTAAAAATCAGACGTTTGAATGAAATCATTACCCTACAATTAAAAATATCTCTCATGAAAAATAAAGAAAATATTGGGAAAACAATGGAAATATTAATAGAAGGTTTTTCTAAACGTTCCCGAGAACAACTGTTTGGGAGAACTTTACAAAATAAAATTGTTCTATTCCCTAGAAAAAATTACCATATTGGCGAGAAAGTGTTAGTTGAAATTAAAAAAGCTTCTGCTGCTACTTTATTTGGCGATCCAAAATTATAA
- a CDS encoding twin-arginine translocase TatA/TatE family subunit: MNWSDYVPLLIVFVVVFRSVTKATREKKRDTMKTDVPHYKSEKEMYSPDTSTKKRTAKNKSTMQAKAIRAVEPKTFSTIDDTVCMEMESLNNDFFPIKNIDEIRRMIVYAEIFKKGFYDN, from the coding sequence ATGAATTGGTCTGATTATGTTCCTTTACTGATTGTTTTCGTAGTTGTTTTTCGTTCAGTAACGAAAGCGACTAGAGAAAAGAAACGAGATACAATGAAAACAGACGTGCCTCACTATAAGAGTGAAAAGGAAATGTATTCTCCAGATACTTCTACTAAAAAAAGGACTGCTAAAAATAAAAGTACGATGCAAGCAAAAGCTATTCGAGCAGTTGAGCCGAAAACTTTTTCTACAATTGATGATACTGTGTGCATGGAGATGGAAAGTTTGAATAATGATTTTTTCCCTATTAAGAATATAGATGAAATTCGTCGCATGATTGTTTATGCGGAGATTTTTAAGAAAGGATTTTATGATAATTAA
- a CDS encoding polyprenyl synthetase family protein, giving the protein MNYQEALPLITKKIAEISYPKQPKELYEPMIYLLSMKGKRIRPIFTLMACRLFQENIKCAIDVALAWEIFHNFTLMHDDIIDNAFLRRGQSTVHTKWNKTIALLAGDSMLILAYKYIAKSPLQYRDILLHLFSSIAAKVCEGQAYDMLLENRLDVRKKEYLELVRLKTATLLSACLYSGAIVGGASGQDAKFLQDFGINLGIAFQIQDDMLDVYGNSSFGKEIGSDIFSNRRTYLLINALNICDEMERKELLFWLNEKEQKEEKITAIISLYDKMEIKKKTCRTIESYYRRALFSLKKVNVEEEKKVDLVELTKELMNRTS; this is encoded by the coding sequence ATGAACTATCAAGAGGCATTACCACTTATTACAAAGAAGATTGCTGAAATATCTTATCCTAAACAACCGAAAGAACTTTACGAGCCTATGATTTATCTTTTGTCTATGAAAGGGAAAAGAATTCGTCCTATATTTACACTCATGGCTTGTCGTTTGTTTCAGGAAAATATAAAATGTGCCATAGATGTGGCATTGGCTTGGGAAATCTTTCATAATTTTACTCTGATGCATGATGATATTATAGATAATGCCTTCTTAAGAAGAGGACAGTCAACCGTCCATACAAAATGGAATAAAACAATAGCACTTCTTGCCGGTGATTCTATGCTGATACTTGCTTATAAATATATAGCTAAGTCACCTCTACAATATAGAGATATTCTATTACACTTATTTTCTTCTATTGCTGCAAAGGTTTGTGAAGGACAAGCATACGATATGTTATTGGAAAATCGTTTAGATGTTCGTAAAAAGGAATATCTGGAATTAGTTCGTCTTAAAACAGCTACACTGTTATCTGCCTGTTTGTATTCGGGAGCTATTGTAGGTGGAGCAAGTGGACAAGATGCAAAATTCTTGCAAGATTTTGGTATCAATTTAGGCATTGCTTTTCAAATACAAGATGATATGCTAGACGTATATGGGAATAGTTCTTTTGGCAAAGAGATAGGTAGTGATATTTTTTCGAATAGGAGAACGTACTTACTCATAAATGCCTTAAATATTTGTGATGAAATGGAACGAAAGGAATTGCTCTTTTGGTTAAATGAAAAAGAACAAAAAGAAGAAAAAATCACGGCTATTATTTCTTTATATGACAAGATGGAAATAAAGAAAAAAACTTGTAGAACAATAGAAAGTTATTACAGACGAGCGTTGTTCTCTTTAAAAAAAGTAAATGTTGAAGAAGAAAAAAAGGTAGACTTAGTCGAGTTAACAAAAGAATTGATGAATAGGACATCTTAG
- a CDS encoding TatD family hydrolase, with the protein MFLVDTHTHLSLEIFDFDIQEVVRRAFVEGVKKFCIPNIDLISIPYVNALCNRFPCVCFSMMGLHPTSINTDYRKDLIVVRRELKKRKHIAIGEIGIDFYWDKTYAKEQIEAFEEQLNLGIEWNLPIVIHARESFLQIFESLYKVGINKLRGVFHSFVGDQKNLEEILKFENFMIGINGSITYKNAELQKYLSLVPIEKILLETDAPYLTPVPLRGKRNEPAYIVYTVQKVAEIYNLSLEVIAEKTTNNAKRLFDI; encoded by the coding sequence ATGTTTTTAGTTGATACGCATACACATCTTTCTCTTGAAATATTCGATTTTGATATTCAGGAGGTAGTCCGAAGAGCATTCGTGGAGGGAGTAAAAAAGTTTTGTATCCCTAATATCGATTTGATTTCTATTCCTTATGTAAATGCTCTATGCAATAGGTTTCCTTGTGTTTGTTTTTCTATGATGGGTTTGCATCCAACAAGTATCAATACAGACTATAGGAAAGATTTGATTGTTGTCCGGAGAGAATTGAAAAAACGAAAACACATTGCGATAGGGGAAATTGGAATTGATTTTTATTGGGATAAAACATATGCCAAAGAGCAAATAGAGGCCTTTGAAGAGCAGCTAAATTTGGGTATCGAATGGAATTTGCCAATTGTTATTCACGCACGTGAATCTTTTTTACAGATTTTTGAAAGTCTGTACAAAGTGGGGATAAACAAGTTGCGGGGTGTATTTCATAGTTTTGTTGGAGATCAAAAAAATTTGGAAGAAATTTTGAAATTTGAAAATTTTATGATAGGAATTAACGGTTCAATTACTTATAAGAATGCTGAGTTGCAAAAATACTTATCTCTTGTACCTATTGAAAAAATCCTCTTAGAAACGGACGCTCCTTATCTTACTCCTGTTCCTCTTAGAGGTAAGAGAAACGAGCCTGCTTACATCGTTTATACAGTACAAAAAGTAGCAGAGATTTATAATTTATCTCTTGAAGTCATTGCAGAAAAAACAACAAACAACGCCAAGAGATTGTTCGATATTTGA
- the recR gene encoding recombination mediator RecR: MEKYPSFLLENAINEFAKLPGIGRKTALRLVFHSLKRTTKEVENFGRAIIALRNEINYCKVCYNICDNEICDICSNTSRDISLICVVENIKEVMAIENTKQFHGLYHVLGGVISPMEGIGPGDLQIKSLIERVKNGKVREIILALSTTMEGDTTNFYIYRKISNINSVKISTLARGVSIGDEIEYTDEITLGKSILNRIDFSKTIVLQH; this comes from the coding sequence ATGGAAAAATATCCTTCATTTTTATTGGAAAATGCTATCAATGAATTTGCTAAGCTACCTGGTATTGGTCGTAAAACAGCTTTAAGGCTAGTATTTCATTCCCTAAAACGAACAACTAAAGAAGTTGAAAATTTTGGGAGAGCTATTATTGCTCTTCGCAATGAAATCAATTATTGTAAGGTATGCTATAATATTTGCGATAACGAAATCTGTGATATTTGCAGCAATACATCGCGAGATATTTCTTTGATTTGCGTGGTAGAAAATATTAAGGAAGTAATGGCGATTGAAAACACAAAACAATTTCATGGATTATATCATGTATTGGGGGGAGTTATTTCACCAATGGAAGGTATTGGTCCCGGAGATTTGCAAATAAAGAGTTTAATAGAAAGAGTTAAAAATGGTAAAGTAAGAGAAATTATCCTGGCTTTAAGTACTACAATGGAAGGAGACACGACTAATTTTTATATTTATAGGAAAATTTCCAATATTAATAGTGTGAAAATTTCAACTCTTGCTCGTGGGGTTTCTATTGGTGACGAGATTGAATACACAGATGAAATTACATTGGGGAAGTCTATATTAAATCGCATTGATTTCAGTAAGACTATAGTTCTACAACATTGA
- the fabG gene encoding 3-oxoacyl-[acyl-carrier-protein] reductase, with product MKLLEGKTAIVTGAARGIGKSIATGFAMEGCNIAFTDLIIDENVETTVKEIQDLGVRVKGYASDASNFGDTHKIMNAIVEDFNHIDILVNNAGITRDSLMMRMTEQQWDLVLKINLKSAFNFINALAPIMIKQKSGSIINISSVVGLHGNVGQANYSASKAGMIGLIKSVARELGSRGIRANVIAPGFIATEMTHKLSEEVQNKWIKQIPLRRAGTPKDVSNIALFLASDLSSYVTGQVIQVDGGMNT from the coding sequence ATGAAATTATTAGAAGGGAAAACAGCAATTGTAACCGGGGCTGCACGTGGAATTGGCAAATCGATTGCTACTGGCTTTGCCATGGAAGGTTGTAATATTGCATTCACTGATTTGATCATTGATGAAAATGTAGAAACAACTGTAAAAGAAATACAAGATTTGGGAGTAAGAGTGAAAGGCTATGCTTCCGATGCATCCAATTTCGGAGATACTCATAAAATAATGAATGCAATAGTTGAGGACTTCAACCACATAGATATTTTGGTTAATAATGCAGGCATTACTCGAGACAGTCTAATGATGCGTATGACTGAACAGCAATGGGATTTAGTCCTCAAAATAAACTTGAAATCAGCGTTCAATTTTATCAATGCTCTAGCTCCTATAATGATCAAACAAAAGTCGGGAAGTATTATCAATATAAGCTCCGTGGTTGGTTTACATGGAAATGTGGGACAAGCAAATTATTCTGCTTCCAAAGCTGGCATGATTGGATTAATAAAATCTGTTGCAAGAGAACTAGGAAGTCGTGGAATACGTGCTAATGTCATAGCCCCTGGATTTATTGCGACAGAAATGACTCATAAACTCTCAGAAGAAGTACAAAATAAATGGATAAAACAAATCCCGTTGCGTCGTGCTGGCACACCCAAAGATGTCTCCAATATTGCTTTATTCCTTGCTTCTGATCTCTCATCCTATGTTACGGGACAAGTTATTCAGGTAGATGGAGGAATGAATACTTAA